From a single Rutidosis leptorrhynchoides isolate AG116_Rl617_1_P2 chromosome 5, CSIRO_AGI_Rlap_v1, whole genome shotgun sequence genomic region:
- the LOC139848267 gene encoding protein POOR HOMOLOGOUS SYNAPSIS 1-like, with the protein MNINNQGLLDLSIITTAAAAASIEEHWEVQYARHFNFPSRSSSAGLHPSLTHPVKKFKGTWLSSVTALADLKLLTATTDHSHTLPSIILTVNLLGNVIEEHYISNLHFTWPQITCMSGYPPRGSKSVFISYRDQVGQIQKFAVRFHSVEETESFVNCIKEVFGYEKSDSSMSAISKSKTPYQSEILRGSLEDLDQITSTADYSQDVYRPLIPEWSPQTSPADTYNQPVDPSENHDSGENSTSQETTLTQDFQKLSAFPPSFTSLLTGCYPVNEQATQKTVTDEVNLKKEILKYLEDSSFQDILSKVQEVMSEFEDDLLM; encoded by the exons ATGAATATCAATAATCAAGGATTATTAGACTTATCAATTATAACAACCGCCGCCGCCGCCGCTTCAATCGAAGAACATTGGGAGGTTCAATACGCTCGTCACTTCAACTTTCCGTCACGTTCCTCTTCCGCCGGTCTTCATCCGTCGCTCACTCATCCGGTTAAAAAATTCAAAGGCACGTGGCTTTCATCCGTCACTGCACTCGCCGATCTCAAATTGCTAACTGCTACGACCGATCACTCTCATACTCTTCCATCAATCATCCTTACTGTTAATCTCCTCGGCAACGTCATC GAAGAACATTACATTTCAAATCTACATTTCACCTGGCCGCAGATCACATGTATGTCTGGATACCCTCCTAGAGGCAGCAAATCTGTATTCATCAGCTACAGAGATCAAGTGGGC CAGATCCAAAAGTTCGCTGTGCGATTTCACTCAGTTGAGGAGACTGAAAGCTTTGtaaattgtataaag GAGGTCTTTGGATATGAAAAAAGTGATTCGTCTATGTCTGCAATCTCTAAATCCAAAACGCCCTATCAATCTGAGATCTTGCGTGG TTCACTAGAGGACTTGGACCAAATAACGTCAACTGCAGATTATTCTCAAGATGTGTATAG ACCATTAATACCGGAGTGGAGTCCACAAACATCTCCTGCTGACACTTATAATCAACCAGTGGACCCAAGTGAGAACCATGATTCTGGCGAAAACTCAACTTCCCAGGAAACTACGCTTACTCAGGATTTTCAAAAGCTCTCAGCCTTTCCTCCTAGTTTTACATCATTACTCACGGGCTGCTACCCTGTTAATGAACAAG CAACGCAAAAAACTGTTACCGATGAAGTCAATCTCAAAAAGGAAATCCTG AAATATTTAGAAGACTCTTCCTTTCAAG ATATATTAAGCAAGGTACAGGAGGTCATGAGTGAATTTGAAGACGATCTTCTAATGTAA
- the LOC139849941 gene encoding uncharacterized protein — MSSSFSSKDEYELMALDDDSEDDNLSSIATLYSLSKILDETTRFSQNYGWFHQRRDAKGDLSISTELKITSGLGQLAYGSTPDALDKYLQISERVSRETRQNFAKCIIDLYAIVYMREHAHHDIVRLYDAHERLRGFPGILESIDCMHWAWAKCPKAWRGEYTRGDHGYPTIMLEAVLV, encoded by the exons ATGTCATCATCATTTTCTTCCAAAGATGAATATGAATTAATGGCGTTAGACGATGATTCTGAAGATGACAATCTAAGTTCAATTGCTACATTATATTCTCTTT CGAAGATTTTAGATGAAACGACGCGTTTTTCTCAGAATTATGGATGGTTTCATCAAAGACGCGACGCAAAAGGCGATTTGAGTATTAGTACCGAATTAAAAATCACATCGGGTTTAGGTCAACTGGCATACGGTAGTACACCAGATGCGCTGGATAAGTATTTGCAAATTTCGGAACGAGTTTCACGAGAAACTCGACAAAATTTCGCAAAGTGCATAATTGATTTGTATGCAATTGTGTACATGAGAGAGCATGCACATCATGACATTGTACGTTTGTACGACGCTCATGAAAGACTTCGTGGATTTCCGGGAATATTGGAGAgcattgattgtatgcattgggcatgGGCAAAATGTCCAAAGGCGTGGAGAGGCGAATATACCCGAGGTGATCATGGCTACCCAACTATAATGCTTGAAGCCGTTCTCGTATAA
- the LOC139849942 gene encoding uncharacterized protein gives MEKANDIEKIAESRSLVDSELLVWKESRKSWIEKEKLKSDMLKQKSRIKWFVEGDENSKFFHSFIRRNYNKCNIRGLNVNGIWIDTPSLIKDEVCKHFELRFQETDSDRPSMEDLIYPSISQQHAEEIEAAFGEEEIRYAVFECGSSKAPGPDGFNLRFFKEFWELIKGELIEAVTWFWNRGEFSRGCNASFVTLIPKVSNPSGLNDFRPISLIGSYYKIIAKILSNRLKKCIPKLVGSEQSAFIKGRFILDGALIVNETINFLKNSKQKGLLFKVDFEKAFDCINWNFLMDVMKCMGFGDRWRKWIFACLNSASISVLVNGSPTKEFALGRGIRQGDPLSPFLFILAAEGLNILVKSALDRGLYEGIKVGRDNVTVSHLQYADDTIFVGAWNRENAHSLQNLLKCFELVSGLKVNFHKSFLYGIGVGENSIRNMAQGLNCQVGALPFTYLGLPIGANMRKSHSWNPVIDKIKARLSSWKMRKLSFGGRLVLIKSILSSLPLYFFSLFRAPASVLKLLESVRRVFFWGGSDSGPKLSWVKWVNVVCSYELGGLNIGLLKHKNLALLGKWWWRFFSEPNSLWVRIIRSIYGLYGGLELGREEIRALKPSTWRSIILTGHDIEDTGVSFVNSFVQQVGSDSAVSFWDGLWLNGNKLRCAFPRLYQLEDNKEARIKDRVEVRDKQVLFSWSWLRDPQGRTKDELDTLCSLISAYSFVDQGCSVVKWMHADGFFKVKDLCGLIETQAMDISVNNLETMRNNLVPKKIELFVWRAVQRRLPTLVELDKRGVDLHSLRCPLCDDCLESIEHTLVFCNHALDLWKRVYSWWGLGHVSNLSMAEILRGNTTTPCSRIGKRIWQAVEWVCAYLIWKNRNNKVFRGKCWNTLAAFNELQIMSFEWIANRISKKRKIEWLSWVNDPSVYLKLA, from the coding sequence ATGGAAAAGGCAAATGACATAGAGAAAATTGCAGAGTCTCGAAGTTTGGTAGACAGTGAGTTGCTAGTATGGAAAGAAAGTAGGAAGAGTTGGATTGAGAAGGAGAAACTAAAAAGTGACATGCTCAAACAAAAGTCGAGAATTAAATGGTTTGTAGAGGGAGATGAGAATTCCAAATTTTTTCACTCGTTTATTCGAAGGAACTATAACAAATGTAATATTAGAGGATTGAACGTTAATGGAATTTGGATTGATACGCCTTCCTTAATCAAAGACGAAGTATGCAAGCACTTCGAACTCAGGTTCCAAGAGACAGATTCCGACAGGCCCTCTATGGAAGACCTGATCTACCCGTCGATATCACAACAGCATGCTGAAGAAATTGAGGCTGCTTTCGGTGAAGAAGAAATCAGGTATGCGGTTTTTGAGTGTGGAAGTTCGAAGGCCCCCGGACCTGACGGGTTTAATCTTCGTTTTTTCAAAGAATTTTGGGAACTTATTAAAGGGGAGCTAATTGAGGCTGTAACATGGTTCTGGAATCGGGGCGAATTCTCACGTGGTTGTAATGCTTCATTCGTTACCCTTATCCCAAAAGTTTCGAATCCATCGGGGCTTAACGACTTCCGACCTATTAGCCTTATTGGGAGCTATTATAAAATAATTGCAAAGATCCTTTCCAACCGGTTGAAGAAGTGTATCCCGAAGCTTGTAGGTAGTGAGCAAAGCGCGTTCATAAAAGGTAGATTTATACTCGATGGCGCTTTAATTGTGAATGAAACGATCAACTTTCTTAAAAATTCCAAACAAAAAGGACTCCTATTTAAAGTTGACTTCGAAAAGGCGTTTGATTGTATTAATTGGAATTTCTTGATGGACGTTATGAAATGTATGGGATTCGGTGATAGGTGGAGGAAATGGATATTTGCGTGTCTGAACTCGGCTTCTATCTCGGTACTTGTTAACGGGTCGCCTACTAAAGAATTTGCCTTAGGACGTGGGATTCGACAAGGTGATCCGTTATCGCCATTTCTTTTTATCCTTGCAGCGGAAGGTTTGAACATACTTGTAAAATCGGCTCTAGATAGAGGACTTTACGAAGGTATCAAAGTGGGGCGTGATAATGTGACAGTCTCTCATCTTCAATACGCCGATGACACGATTTTTGTAGGAGCTTGGAATCGTGAAAACGCTCATAGTCTTCAAAACCTACTTAAATGTTTTGAACTAGTTTCGGGCTTGAAAGTCAATTTTCATAAAAGTTTTTTGTATGGTATTGGTGTTGGAGAGAATTCCATACGGAACATGGCTCAAGGTCTAAATTGTCAAGTTGGTGCATTACCTTTCACATACCTCGGGCTTCCAATTGGTGCAAATATGCGAAAATCACATAGTTGGAACCCGGTTATTGATAAAATTAAGGCTCGGTTGTCAAGTTGGAAAATGCGTAAGTTGTCGTTTGGTGGTCGGCTAGTCCTAATCAAATCGATCCTCTCGAGTTTACCATTGTACTTCTTCTCACTCTTTCGCGCTCCGGCGAGTGTTTTGAAATTACTTGAGAGTGTGAGGCGTGTGTTCTTTTGGGGTGGGTCCGATTCGGGGCCCAAACTTTCGTGGGTTAAATGGGTAAATGTGGTTTGTTCTTACGAACTTGGGGGGCTAAATATTGGGTTACTAAAACACAAAAATCTAGCCTTACTAGGGAAGTGGTGGTGGAGATTTTTCTCCGAACCTAATTCCCTTTGGGTTAGAATTATTCGAAGCATCTATGGCTTATATGGGGGTTTGGAGTTAGGGCGTGAAGAAATTCGCGCCTTAAAACCAAGCACTTGGCGTTCTATTATTCTGACAGGTCATGATATTGAAGATACAGGTGTCTCCTTCGTGAACTCTTTTGTACAACAAGTTGGATCAGATTCGGCAGTCTCTTTTTGGGACGGGTTATGGTTAAATGGGAACAAACTTAGGTGTGCCTTTCCAAGACTTTATCAACTCGAAGACAACAAAGAGGCGAGGATCAAAGATCGGGTGGAGGTTCGAGACAAACAGGTGCTGTTCAGCTGGAGTTGGCTGCGTGATCCTCAAGGCAGAACAAAGGATGAGCTCGACACGTTATGCAGTCTGATTTCGGCGTACAGCTTCGTGGATCAGGGGTGTTCGGTTGTAAAATGGATGCATGCTGACGGGTTTTTCAAGGTAAAAGATTTATGTGGTCTGATCGAAACTCAGGCTATGGATATCTCGGTAAACAACTTAGAAACGATGCGGAATAATTTGGTACCCAAAAAGATTGAGTTATTTGTATGGCGAGCGGTTCAGAGGCGCCTTCCTACCTTGGTCGAACTTGATAAACGGGGAGTAGATCTACATAGTTTAAGGTGTCCACTTTGTGACGATTGCTTGGAATCAATCGAACATACATTGGTTTTTTGCAATCACGCCTTGGATCTTTGGAAGCGTGTGTATTCATGGTGGGGTTTAGGTCATGTTTCCAACCTTAGCATGGCCGAGATCCTACGTGGAAACACCACGACTCCATGTTCGAGAATAGGGAAAAGAATTTGGCAAGCGGTTGAGTGGGTCTGTGCTTACTTAATTTGGAAAAATAGGAACAATAAAGTGTTTCGGGGGAAATGTTGGAACACATTAGCTGCGTTTAACGAATTGCAAATCATGTCGTTCGAGTGGATCGCGAATAGGATATCAAAGAAGAGAAAAATCGAGTGGCTTTCTTGGGTCAATGATCCTAGTGTGTATTTAAAGTTGGCATAA
- the LOC139849943 gene encoding lysM domain receptor-like kinase 3 — translation MTNKLNQPSYSFNCLFLCKQFMASHKQVSLLIIFTSFLIQTILALPTTNEINQIPFTCSKQSKPCNSILYQNNDLTENNISSLYSVNKSQIQTFGQGDHLVTVPCSCQNVDHQFAYFYDTVYSVKPDDTFLNVSDQFYSGQAWEVGTQFINGTNVTMHLLCGCTVTDSQVMITYTVEQHDTLSDIASRLSADVAEIENVNKDLIQKPGFIEAGWVLYVPMYKNGVPSLTAKKGSPRKNHKWEIVLGVLLAVIALLLCMSLVLIVKRKRSRESDTENSKVVSKAMSYRKSGPQHTRYLSKENMDGITGFDTERPLVYDLDEISEATNNFDDSRKIGEGGYGSVYFGILGGKEVAVKKMRSNKSKEFLAELKVLCKIHHINVVELLGFASGDDHLYLVYEFVSNGSLSEHLHDPLLKGHQPLSWTARAQIALDAAKGIEYIHDHTKERYVHRDIKTSNILLDGSIRAKVADFGLAKLVGRTNDDDFIATRLVGTPGYLPPESVKELHVTTKTDVFAFGVVLAELITGKRALMRDNRESNKMKSLITIITKVFEEEDDPEAALVSIRDGSMRDSYPMDDLYKMAEISYWCLSEDPNNRPEIREVVESLARIVMSSVEWEASLGGSSQVFSGVFDGR, via the exons ATGACAAACAAATTAAACCAACCTTCATATTCCTTCAATTGCCTTTTCTTATGCAAACAATTTATGGCTTCTCACAAACAAGTTTCTCTCCTTATTATCTTCACTTCGTTCTTAATCCAAACGATTCTTGCTCTTCCTACGACAAATGAGATAAACCAGATCCCTTTCACTTGCTCTAAACAATCTAAGCCATGTAATTCCATACTATATCAAAACAATGATCTTACCGAAAACAATATCTCTTCACTTTACTCAGTTAATAAATCACAAATTCAAACATTTGGTCAAGGAGACCACCTTGTAACAGTCCCATGTTCTTGCCAAAATGTGGACCACCAATTTGCATACTTTTATGATACAGTTTATTCGGTTAAACCAGATGATACATTCTTGAATGTTTCTGATCAGTTTTACAGTGGGCAAGCTTGGGAGGTTGGGACACAATTTATTAATGGAACGAATGTCACGATGCATTTATTGTGTGGGTGTACGGTAACAGATTCTCAAGTTATGATCACTTATACGGTTGAACAACATGATACACTTTCTGATATTGCTAGTCGGCTCTCTGCTGACGTGGCTGAGATTGAGAACGTTAATAAAGATCTGATTCAGAAACCTGGGTTCATAGAGGCTGGTTGGGTCCTTTATGTTCCTATGTATAAAAACGGTGTTCCATCATTAACAGCGAAGAAAG GTTCACCGAGAAAGAATCATAAGTGGGAGATTGTACTTGGTGTACTACTAGCagttattgcacttttattatgcATGTCACTCGTATTAATCGTGAAGAGAAAAAGATCCCGAGAATCTGATACGGAAAATTCAAAAGTTGTATCTAAAGCAATGAGTTATCGTAAATCAGGTCCTCAGCACACTCGATACCTGAGTAAAGAAAATATGGATG GTATCACAGGTTTTGACACTGAAAGACCGTTAGTATACGATCTTGATGAGATATCTGAAGCTACAAACAATTTCGATGATAGTAGGAAAATAGGAGAAGGTGGATATGGGAGTGTATATTTCGGTATATTAGGAGGAAAG GAGGTTGCTGTAAAGAAAATGAGATCCAACAAGTCGAAAGAATTTCTAGCAGAACTTAAAGTGTTATGTAAGATTCATCATATCAATGTG GTGGAGCTATTAGGATTTGCAAGTGGTGATGACCATTTATACTTGGTTTATGAGTTTGTTTCAAATGGATCTTTAAGTGAGCATCTGCATGACCCTTTACTCAAAG GTCACCAGCCATTATCTTGGACCGCAAGAGCACAGATAGCATTAGATGCTGCAAAAGGTATAGAGTATATTCATGATCACACAAAGGAGCGATATGTACACCGTGATATAAAAACAAGTAACATACTACTTGATGGAAGCATCCGAGCAAAG GTTGCAGATTTTGGTTTGGCCAAACTTGTTGGAAGAACAAACGACGACGATTTTATAGCAACTCGCCTTGTTGGGACACCAGGATATCTTCCTCCAGA GTCTGTTAAGGAATTACATGTAACAACAAAAACAGATGTGTTTGCATTTGGAGTGGTTCTAGCAGAGCTTATAACTGGAAAGCGTGCACTTATGCGTGACAATCGAGAATCCAATAAAATGAAATCACTCATCACAATT ATAACTAAAGTATTTGAAGAAGAAGACGATCCAGAAGCTGCACTAGTATCTATTAGAGACGGTAGCATGAGAGATAGTTATCCTATGGACGATTTATACAAG ATGGCTGAAATTTCGTACTGGTGTCTAAGTGAAGATCCTAATAACAGACCAGAAATACGAGAGGTGGTGGAATCGTTAGCGCGAATTGTGATGTCATCAGTTGAATGGGAAGCATCGTTGGGAGGGAGTAGCCAGGTTTTTAGTGGTGTATTCGATGGCCGCTAA